The proteins below come from a single Serratia ficaria genomic window:
- the pmrB gene encoding two-component system sensor histidine kinase PmrB: MISMRRRLLLMLALILLVTQLISAFWLWHESQEQISFLVDETLSAKVRTERVDTEIAEAIASLLAPSLIMMIVTLLASFWAISWIIRPLNQLQQRLEKRSADNLTPLPISSDSREMVAVTTALNQLFSRLDNTIRQERLFTADAAHELRTPLAGIRLHLELMEKQGVGESRALIARIDQLMHTVEQLLMLSRAGQDFASGHYQHFDWVAEVIQPLREELDELVAQRRQTLRWQLPAEARVHGDPVLLRLLLRNLVENAHRYGPEGSAIQVRLAAGDNGHLLQVIDEGPGIKENMVGELTQAFRRMDQRYGGSGLGLNIVIRIVQLHQGRLTLENRRDTSGLNAQCWLPDKAWK, translated from the coding sequence ATGATCAGCATGCGCCGCCGTCTGTTGCTGATGCTGGCGTTAATCCTGCTGGTCACTCAGCTTATCAGCGCCTTTTGGTTGTGGCACGAAAGCCAGGAGCAAATCAGCTTCCTGGTGGATGAAACCTTGTCCGCCAAGGTGCGCACCGAGCGCGTCGACACCGAAATCGCCGAGGCCATCGCCTCGTTGCTGGCCCCTTCGCTGATCATGATGATCGTCACGCTGTTGGCCTCTTTTTGGGCCATCAGCTGGATTATTCGCCCGCTCAACCAGCTGCAGCAACGGCTGGAGAAACGCTCCGCCGATAATCTCACCCCTCTGCCAATCAGCAGCGACAGCCGAGAAATGGTGGCGGTCACCACGGCGCTCAACCAGCTGTTCTCGCGCCTGGACAACACCATCCGGCAGGAGCGGCTGTTCACCGCCGACGCCGCCCACGAGCTGCGCACGCCGCTGGCCGGGATCCGGCTGCATCTGGAGCTGATGGAAAAACAGGGCGTAGGGGAAAGCCGCGCGCTGATCGCCCGCATCGACCAACTGATGCACACCGTCGAGCAGCTGCTGATGCTGTCACGCGCCGGGCAAGACTTTGCCAGCGGCCACTATCAGCATTTCGACTGGGTGGCCGAGGTGATCCAGCCGCTGCGCGAAGAGCTTGACGAGCTGGTCGCCCAGCGCCGGCAGACGCTGCGCTGGCAATTGCCGGCAGAGGCCCGGGTGCACGGCGATCCGGTGCTGCTGCGCCTGCTGCTGCGCAATCTGGTCGAAAATGCCCACCGCTACGGCCCGGAAGGCAGCGCCATCCAGGTACGGCTGGCCGCGGGGGATAACGGTCACCTGCTGCAGGTGATCGACGAAGGGCCGGGAATTAAGGAAAACATGGTGGGGGAACTCACCCAGGCGTTTCGCCGCATGGACCAGCGCTATGGCGGCAGCGGGCTGGGGCTGAACATCGTCATCCGCATCGTGCAGCTGCATCAGGGGCGTTTGACGCTGGAAAACCGGCGGGACACCAGCGGGCTGAATGCGCAATGCTGGCTGCCTGACAAGGCCTGGAAATAA
- the pmrA gene encoding two-component system response regulator PmrA, which yields MKLLIVEDDELLQQGLALALTGDGYACDCAGTAAEAGSLLVTSQYSMVILDLGLPDMDGASLLRQWRRQQIDLPVLILTARDALADRVDGLDAGADDYLVKPFALVELQARVRALIRRYQGHSDNLMQVDSLQLNLSSQQVYLQQKPVEVTPKEFAILSRLMMRAGQTVNRELLQQDLYTWQDDLGSNTLEVHIHNLRRKLGKDRIRTVRGIGYRLEPAS from the coding sequence ATGAAGCTGTTGATAGTGGAAGACGATGAGCTGCTGCAACAGGGACTGGCGTTAGCGCTGACCGGCGACGGTTATGCCTGCGACTGCGCAGGCACGGCGGCCGAGGCCGGCAGCCTGCTCGTCACCAGCCAGTACAGCATGGTGATCCTCGATCTCGGCCTGCCGGATATGGACGGCGCCAGCCTGCTGCGGCAGTGGCGCCGGCAGCAGATTGACCTGCCGGTGCTGATCCTCACCGCCCGCGATGCGCTGGCGGACCGCGTGGACGGGCTGGACGCCGGCGCCGACGACTATCTGGTCAAACCCTTCGCGCTGGTCGAACTGCAGGCGCGGGTGCGGGCGCTGATACGCCGTTATCAGGGCCACAGCGACAACCTGATGCAGGTGGACTCTCTGCAGCTCAACCTCTCCAGCCAGCAGGTTTACCTGCAGCAGAAGCCGGTGGAGGTCACGCCTAAAGAGTTCGCCATTCTGTCGCGGCTGATGATGCGCGCCGGGCAAACGGTCAACCGCGAGCTGCTGCAGCAGGATCTCTACACCTGGCAGGACGATTTGGGCTCCAATACGCTGGAAGTGCATATCCATAACCTGCGCCGCAAACTGGGCAAGGACCGCATCCGCACCGTACGCGGCATCGGCTACCGTCTGGAACCGGCATCATGA